A single window of Anopheles moucheti chromosome 2, idAnoMoucSN_F20_07, whole genome shotgun sequence DNA harbors:
- the LOC128298319 gene encoding zinc finger protein 37 homolog yields MAIASQGMFQICRFCLCQEEALLIPLEDILDFGLAFPDVIAVTGIEINKDNIASYAMCLECTTKLKSSVAFRNCCLSNESHFQELCVVLSASFKESRMKIIDTIQLSDSSDESQDLDLSWIRDFADSVGNPQSNEDPLQNANLMEEREETAQRTFEFSYCANYILPGEIVFSEDEDIKANIDWDSSLNPPAPPSIIHLREKGKRKYHLCDICGQTVKHIPSHVRVHKDEYIYGCPHCPVKAKIRSSLNEHIKTVHLKKIKKRCDVCGKGFVHHKTYRYHMLTHQDEGKTFECLDCAKTFTNSICLRDHFNRLHNAGKIIQKKVTGDRIRRKRNRSRCVVDISD; encoded by the exons ATGGCGATAGCATCGCAGGGAATGTTCCAAATTTGTCGGTTTTGCTTGTGCCAAGAAGAAGCATTACTGATTCCACTAGAGGATATATTGGATTTCGGTCTTGCCTTCCCAGATGTAATCGCAGTTACGGGAATAGAG ATAAATAAGGACAATATAGCATCATACGCCATGTGCTTGGAATGTACAACCAAATTGAAAAGCTCTGTCGCCTTCCGGAATTGCTGCCTAAGCAATGAGTCTCACTTTCAAGAGCTTTGCGTTGTTCTGTCTGCCAGTTTTAAAGAGTCACGTATGAAAATTATCGACACAATCCAGTTATCGGACAGCTCGGATGAATCACAGGATTTAGACCTCAGCTGGATTCGAGATTTCGCCGATTCGGTTGGAAATCCACAAAGCAATGAGGATCCCTTGCAAAATGCTAATTTGATGGAGGAGCGTGAAGAAACTGCGCAAAGAACTTTTGAATTTTCGTATTGTGCCAATTACATCCTTCCGGGTGAAATCGTATTTTCCGAGGATGAGGATATCAAGGCCAACATTGATTGGGATAGCAGCTTGAATCCTCCAGCGCCACCGTCAATTATACATTTACGTGAAAAAGGAAAGCGCAAATACCACCTTTGTGACATATGTGGCCAAACGGTCAAACACATTCCAAGTCATGTTCGTGTTCATAAAGATGAATACATATATGGTTGCCCGCATTGTCCagtaaaagcaaaaataagaAGCTCCTTAAATGAACACATCAAAACTGTGCACTTGAAAAAAATTAAGAAGAGGTGCGACGTATGCGGTAAAGGATTCGTTCATCACAAAACGTACAGATATCACATG CTTACTCATCAAGATGAAGGAAAAACTTTCGAATGCTTGGATTGTGCGAAAACGTTTACGAATTCTATATGCTTGAGGGATCACTTCAACAGACTACACAATGCGGGCAAAATAATTCAGAAGAAAGTTACAGGAGACCGGATTCGAAG GAAACGGAACAGATCCCGCTGTGTAGTCGATATTTCAGATTGA
- the LOC128298237 gene encoding zinc finger protein 510-like produces the protein MKMIQICRFCLFQDEALLIPLEDILDFGLAFPDVSAVTGLEINEDNIASYAMCLECTTKLKSSVAFRNCCLSIESHFQELCAVLTASVKESRMKITDTIQLSDSSDESQDLDLSWIRDFADSVGNPQSNENLLQNANLMEEREETAQRTFEFSYCANYILPGEIVFSEDEDIKANIDWDSSLNPPAPPSIIHLREKGKRKYHLCDICGQTVKHIPSHVHVHKDEYKYSCPHCPAKFKQKRNLAPHIQTVHLKKVMKTCEICGKGFVHHKTYRYHMLTHQGEGKTFECLDCSRTFANSVYLRDHINRLHNADKQMKKSDLGDRIRRKRSRSHTLIEQINDQVA, from the exons ATGAAAATGATCCAAATTTGTCGGTTTTGCCTGTTCCAGGACGAAGCATTACTGATTCCACTAGAGGATATATTGGATTTCGGTCTTGCCTTCCCAGATGTAAGCGCAGTCACAGGATTAGAG ATAAATGAGGACAATATAGCATCATACGCCATGTGCTTGGAATGTACAACCAAATTGAAAAGCTCTGTCGCCTTCCGGAACTGCTGCCTAAGCATTGAGTCTCACTTTCAAGAGCTTTGCGCTGTGTTGACTGCCAGTGTTAAAGAGTCACGTATGAAAATTACAGACACAATCCAGTTATCAGACAGCTCGGATGAATCACAGGATTTAGACCTCAGCTGGATTCGAGATTTCGCCGATTCGGTTGGAAATCCACAAAGCAATGAGAATCTCTTGCAAAATGCTAATTTGATGGAGGAGCGTGAAGAAACTGCGCAAAGAACTTTTGAATTTTCGTATTGTGCCAATTACATCCTTCCGGGTGAAATCGTATTTTCCGAGGATGAGGATATCAAGGCCAACATTGATTGGGATAGCAGCTTGAATCCTCCAGCGCCACCGTCAATTATACATTTACGTGAAAAAGGAAAGCGCAAATATCACCTTTGTGACATATGTGGCCAAACGGTCAAACACATTCCAAGTCATGTTCATGTTCATAAAGATGAATACAAATATAGTTGTCCGCACTGTCCAGCAAAAttcaagcaaaaaagaaatttagCACCACATATACAAACTGTGCACTTGAAAAAAGTTATGAAAACTTGCGAGATATGCGGCAAAGGATTCGTTCACCACAAAACGTACAGATATCACATG cTTACTCATCAAGGTGAGGGGAAAACCTTCGAATGCTTGGATTGTTCGAGAACGTTTGCGAATTCTGTTTACTTGAGGGATCACATTAACAGGCTGCATAATGCAGataaacaaatgaagaaaagcGATTTAGGAGACCGAATTCGAAG GAAACGAAGCAGATCCCACACTTTGATCGAACAAATCAACGATCAAGTGGCATAA
- the LOC128297537 gene encoding zinc finger protein 37 homolog, whose protein sequence is MANALRELSEICRFCLCQNERLLLPIAKTLDKLLTIEDIERFSGIQLSTTSYAICLECINKLKMSAEFRILCLSNDSRFQMLRSMLMECTESPKNEAIECLELLDDDIDMLKFECSEENDTECSYDGSFFTKTIDQENSYAEKHTARSQKSFNTACDEINSSKDYSANYIEPGVALVSDEEDIDPKDSIFTPLNPTYPLVDPLVPVRGKRKLHLCNICGIFVKHIPKHIINHDDDIAEACPHCPVKMKQKANLVAHIRTVHLKTIGKTCEICGKGFVHHKTYRYHMTSHQDEGEIFECKACSKTFSHSNALKDHFNRLHNIARKQK, encoded by the exons ATGGCTAACGCTCTGCGGGAATTATCGGAAATTTGTAGATTTTGTTTGTGCCAAAACGAAAGATTGCTCCTACCGATTGCGAAAACATTGGATAAACTGTTGACAATCGAAGATATTGAGCGGTTTTCAGGAATTCag TTATCCACCACTTCGTACGCAATATGTCTAGAATGTATAAACAAGCTGAAAATGTCGGCCGAATTTCGAATTCTTTGCCTAAGCAACGACTCCCGTTTTCAAATGTTACGCAGTATGCTTATGGAATGTACTGAAAGTCCAAAAAATGAAGCTATTGAATGTTTAGAATTGTTAGATGATGATATAGATATGTTGAAATTCGAATGCTCCGAAGAAAATGACACAGAATGCAGCTATGACGGATCCTTTTTTACCAAAACCATCGACCAAGAAAACTCGTATGCAGAAAAGCACACGGCGCGCAGTCAAAAAAGCTTCAACACAGCCTGTGACGAAATAAACTCATCGAAGGACTATTCCGCGAACTACATTGAACCAGGCGTAGCATTAGTGTCGGATGAGGAGGATATCGACCCAAAGGATTCGATATTTACCCCATTAAATCCAACTTATCCGCTAGTGGATCCACTTGTACCAGTGCGTGGAAAGCGAAAATTGCATCTGTGTAACATATGTGGTATTTTCGTAAAGCACATCCCGAAACACATTATCAATCATGACGATGATATCGCGGAAGCATGTCCTCATTGTCCcgtgaaaatgaaacaaaaagctAACTTAGTGGCACACATCAGAACGGTACACCTAAAAACGATTGGCAAAACGTGTGAAATATGCGGCAAAGGTTTTGTGCATCATAAAACGTACCGCTATCATATG ACATCTCATCAGGACGAAGGAGAAATATTCGAATGCAAGGCATGCTCAAAAACTTTCAGTCACTCGAATGCCTTAAAGGATCACTTTAACAGGCTTCATAATATtgcgagaaaacaaaaatga
- the LOC128298206 gene encoding zinc finger protein 283-like: MANALRELSEICRFCLCQNERLLIPIAKTLDTLLTIEDIERFSGVKLSTTSYAICLECINKLKMSVEFRILCLSNDSRFQMLRSMLMECVESKKNEAIECLDVSDDDIDMLNFDYMEESDSENKGNETLLTKTIDQENSYAEKHTGRSQKSFNTAYDERTSMEDYSANFIEPGVTLVSDEEDIDPKDLIYTPLNPSYPRVGSCQRVKGKRRLHLCDACGKMVIDIVYHFFTHATEANFACPHCPAKIKTKSSLAAHIKTVHLKTIMKTCEICGKGFVHHKTYRYHMNVHKSEGKTYECKPCSRTFSHLIGYQQHIKRFHSISKY; the protein is encoded by the exons ATGGCTAACGCTCTGCGGGAATTATCGGAAATTTGTAGATTTTGTTTGTGCCAAAACGAAAGATTGCTCATACCGATTGCGAAAACATTGGATACACTGTTGACAATCGAAGATATTGAGCGGTTTTCAGGAGTTAAG TTATCCACCACTTCGTACGCAATATGTCTAGAATGTATAAACAAGCTGAAAATGTCGGTCGAATTTCGAATTCTTTGCCTAAGCAACGATTCCCGTTTTCAAATGTTACGCAGTATGCTTATGGAATGTgttgaaagtaaaaaaaatgaagctaTTGAATGTTTGGATGTATCAGATGATGATATAGATATGCTGAATTTCGACTACATGGAAGAAAGTGACTCGGAAAACAAAGGTAACGAAACCTTGCTTACCAAAACCATCGACCAAGAAAACTCGTATGCAGAAAAGCACACGGGGCGCAGTCAAAAAAGCTTCAACACAGCCTACGACGAAAGAACCTCAATGGAGGACTATTCCGCAAATTTCATTGAACCAGGCGTAACATTAGTGTCGGATGAGGAGGATATCGACCCAAAGGATTTGATATACACCCCGTTAAATCCATCATATCCGCGTGTTGGCTCGTGTCAGCGTGTGAAAGGGAAACGTAGACTGCACTTGTGTGATGCTTGTGGCAAGATGGTCATCGACATTGTATACCATTTTTTTACTCACGCAACTGAAGCTAATTTCGCCTGTCCACATTGTCCTGCCaagattaaaacaaaaagcagtTTAGCAGCGCACATTAAAACtgtgcatttgaaaactataaTGAAAACTTGTGAAATATGCGGTAAAGGCTTTGTTCACCACAAAACATATCGATATCATATG aATGTACAtaaaagcgaaggaaaaacttACGAATGTAAACCTTGTTCTAGAACATTCTCTCATCTAATCGGATACCAACAACATATAAAAAGGTTTCATAGTATCAGCAAATATTGA